The Streptomyces sp. NBC_00659 genomic interval CGCCCCGCAGGTCGCCAAGATCCTGGCCCCCGCGCCATGGCTCACCGTCGCCCAGGTCAGAAGGGCCCTCGCATGACCACCGCCGACGCGTCCGCCGCCCGCCCACAGCCACAGGCCCGAGCCGTCCGCCTCGGCCCGCGTTCCGTCGCCGCCCTGGCCCTGGTCAGCGCGACCGGGGCCGCCGGGTTCGCCTGGCCGCTCTTCGCGGGTCCCGGCTCGCAGGTCAGCGCGCACGCCCAGGACGCGCCGTGGCTGTTCGCCGGGCTCCTCGTCCTGCTGGTCGCGGTGGCCGCGGCGACGATCTCCGAGTCGGGCCTCGGCCCGAAGGCGGTCGCCATGCTCGGCGTGCTGGCCGCGACCGGCGCCGCGCTGCGCCCGATCGGGGCCGGGACCGCCGGCATCGAGCCGATGTTCTTCCTGATGGTGCTGAGCGGGCGGGTGCTCGGGCCTGGTTTCGGCTATGTGCTCGGGTCCGTGACCATGTTCGCGTCGGCGCTGCTGACCGGCGGGGTGGGGCCCTGGATGCCCTTCCAGATGCTGGCCATGGGCTGGTTCACGATGGGGGCCGGGCTCCTGCCGGGGGCGGACCGGCTGCGCGGCCGCGCGGAGCTCCTGATGCTCGCCGGATACGGCTTCCTCGCCGCCTTCGCGTACGGCACCGTCATGAATCTGGCCGGCTGGCCCTTCATGGACGCGCTGGCCTCGAACATCGCCTTCGACCCGCACGCCGCCGTCCCCGCCAACCTCGCCCGCTTCCTCGCCTACTGCCTGGCCACCTCCCTCGGCTGGGACCTGGGGCGGGCGGTCGTCACCGTCGTCCTGACCCTGACGATCGGCACGACCCTCCTGAAGGCGCTGCGCCGGGCCACGCGGCGGGCGGCCTTCGAGAGCCCGGTCACGTTCGAGCCCCGCTGATCCGCGACCCACGTCACATCGCCCCGCAGCACCGCGTGGCCGGCCCCGTACCGTCCGTCAGCCACGGGGTGAAGCGGCCCACAGGGCCCACGTCACATACGAAGCGGCTTAGTAGATCAACGGGCGTGGCATGGACGCGTCGTCATGCCCTCTGACCTGGGGTTTGAGAGCCACGTCACACAGTGGACCTTCACCCCGGATGCGACCACAACTAGTAAAAAGGGTCATTGCGGACGAGCTCGGATCCTGTTTGTCTTGTGGACGTCGCCAGGCACCACGAGCCCCCACGGGCCGCGGCGCCGACGTACGCCGCTCCTTCCACACACCACGTGGTCACGACGTACGAGCGACCCCATGTCCCCGAGGAAACAGGTTCTCCGTGTCCGTCTCCGTCATCCGCCGCATCGTTTCTTCCCCGAAGAAGGCCCTCGCCGGTACCGCCGTGGCCGCCGCCACCGCCGGTATGGTCCTGGCCGCGGCGCCCGCCCAGGCCGCCACGCCGACCAGCGCCTCCGCCGCGAAGTCGATCGCCCACTCGATGATTCCGGACGCCGGGCAGTTCAACGCCTTCAGCAAGATCGTCGAGCACGAGAGTGGCTGGAACGTCAACGCCACGAACTCCTCGTCCGGTGCGTACGGCCTGGTCCAGGCCCTGCCCGGTTCGAAGATGGCCTCCGCCGGCTCCGACTGGAAGACCAACCCCAAGACCCAGATCAAGTGGGGCCTGGACTACATGAACTCCCGCTACGGCAGCCCGGCCGGCGCCTGGAGCTTCTGGCAGGCCAACGGCTGGTACTGATCAGCCCCACAGCACACACAGGCGGCACCCCGTTCCCGGGGCTGCCGCCTTTGTCGTACCCGCCGCTCCCCTCCCGAGCCCCGACTCCCAGCGCCCGGCACCGGGCACAGCCACAAGCGTTCTTTCGCCCCCTCCGCCCCTACCCGACCCGTACCCGCAGCGAACGGCCGGAACCACGACGCACCCGCAGCCGGGATCCGGCAGAAGGGGCCGTGCCGGTACATCACATGCCCGTCGCTTACGCCGGATCGAGCAGCGGTTCCCTGCCGGACCGACGTCTGATCCAACGGCGACGGGCGGATGTACCGGCACGGCCCCGACCCCCCACCGAACCGGCACCGCACCCGCGAACGCCAGCGCAGCGACCCGGCCTCCGTGGTGGACTGACCCCCATGACCACGCGGACGGACACGCCTCACGACCCCGAGTCACGAGGCCTGCGGCTCGTGCCCGCGCTGCTGTCGCTGACCGTGGTCAGCGGACTCATCGACGCGGTGAGCTACCTGGGCCTGGGCCACGTCTTCACGGCGAACATGACCGGCAACGTGGTGGTGCTCGGCTTCGCCGCGGCCGGAGCACCCGGCTTCTCCGTAGCGCACACCCTCACCTCGCTGTCCTGCTTCGTGGCGGGCGCCGCTACCGGCGGACGAACGGCGACCCGGCTGAGCGACGGCTCACGCCGCACCTGGGCCCGCGCCGCGTTCGCCGCCGAAGCCGTCCTGACCCTCGCCTGCGCGGCGGCGGCCTTCGCCGCCCCGCACGCCACCGCCACCACCTACACCGTGATCGCCGTCACGGCCTTCGCGATGGGCCTGCGCAACGCGACGGTCCGCAGGCTCGGCGTCGCCGACCTGACGACCACCGTCCTGACGATGACCCTGACGGGCCTGGCCGCCGACTCCCGCCTGGGCGGCGGCGCGGGCCATCACTTCCCGCGCCGGACCGCCTCCGTACTGGCGATGGCGGCAGGCGCCCTGCTCGGCGCGTGGCTCGTCCTGAACCACGGCCTCGCCCTCCCCCTGCTGATCGCCGCGCTCGTACCGGCGGCACTGGCGGTGACGGCCTCCGGCCGGGAGTGACGCGGCCCCGAACCCCGCCGGACGGAGCACCTGTCGGCTCCCTCAGGCCGGAACGAACCCGGGCCACCATGGCGGGACATTCCCGGGACACACCGGATCGGGGTAGGAACCCATCGTGCCCAGCGCTGTCACGACGTACCAGAGGAACCACAGGTTGAGAAGGACGCCCACGGCAACAGCGGCGCCTCGGCGGAACCTTCCGATCGCGCCGTGGACAAGGGTCCAGGAAGCCGCTGTACCCATCCAGACGACGGGTGCGACGAGAAGCAGGGACAGCGAATCGGCCGACGCGTTCACACCGATGTCGCAGGACGCCCACACCCGGTCGATGACGAGAACCGCGACGAACGAGGTCGGTACTCCGAGAAGCGCACCCAGGCGGAACCCCGCGAACCAGGGCCCCGGCGCCTCCCCCACCTCGGGCAAGGTCTCCACAACCGGACCCCCTTCTCCCCGCCCCCGCGGGACCACGCGTTCGCGGCGGCACGGAAACGCCGCCGCGAACAGTCCGCACCACGCATGGTCCGGGAACCGACCTGACGCCGAACCCTACTTGTCCAAAGGGAGACTGGTACCGCGAACTACAACCGCTGAATGATCGTCCCGGTCGCCAGCCCCCCACCCGCACACATCGTGATCAGCGCGAACTCCTTGTCCGCTCGCTCCAGTTCGTGCAGCGCCGTGGTGATGAGCCGAGCCCCCGTGGCCCCCACGGGATGCCCGAGCGCGATCCCGCCCCCGTTCACGTTCACCTTCTCCAGGTCCTGCCCGAAGACCTGCGCCCAGCTCAGCACGACCGACGCGAAAGCCTCGTTGATCTCGACGAGGTCGATGTCCTTCAGGGACATCCCCGCCTTGCCGAGCACGGCCCGGGTGGCGTCGATCGGACCGTCCAGATGGAAGTGCGGGTCCGAACCCACCAGCGCCTGGGCCACGATCCGCGCCCGCGGCCGCAGCTTCAGCGCCCGCGCCATCCGCTTGGAGGCCCACAGAATGGCCGCCGAACCGTCCGAGATCTGGGAGGAGTTGCCGGCCGTGTGAACGGCGGTCGGCATCACGGGCTTCAGCTTCGCCAGCGCCTCCATGGACGTGTCGCGCAGCCCCTCGTCCCGGTCGACGAGCCGCCACATACCCTGCCCCGCCCGCTGTTCGTCCTCGGTGGTGGGCACCTGCACGGCGAACGTCTCGCGCTTGAAGCGCTCCTCGGCCCAGGCGACAGCGGCCCGTTCCTGCGAGATGAGCCCGAGGGAGTCGACGTTCTCGCGGGTCAGTCCGCGGTGGCGCGCGATCCGTTCGGCCGCCTCGAACTGGTTCGGCAGATCGACGTTCCACTCGTCGGGGAACGGCTTGCCGGGCCCGTGCTTGGATCCCGAGCCCAGCGGCACCCGCGACATCGCCTCGACACCGCAGCTGATCCCGACGTCGATGACACCCGCCGCGATCATGTTGGCGACCATGTGGGAGGCCTGCTGCGAGGACCCGCACTGGCAGTCGACCGTCGTCGCCGCCGTCTCGTAGGGCAGTCCCACCGTCAGCCAGGCGGTGCGCGCGGGGTTCATCGACTGCTCGCCGGCATGGGTCACCGTGCCGCCGACGATCTGCTCGACGCAGTCGGCGGGAATGCCGGTGCGGCCGAGGAGTTCACGGTAGGTCTCGCCCAGGAGATAGGCGGGGTGCAGATTGGCGAGCGCGCCACCGCGCTTGCCGATGGGCGTCCGTACGGCTTCGACGATCACGGGTTCCGCGGCCATGGGGGCTCGTCCTCTCCTCAGGCCTGCCCGACGGTCAGGCCCAGCTGACCCGCGCAGCGCGGGGCGTCCCGGCCCACCCACCGCGCAGAACTAGAACGCGTACCAGTTCTGCGTGCAGTTTGCTGAGCGAACCCCCCGCGCCGCAAGGGTCGTGCAGCCCCCGAAGTCGTGATCTGTACGAATCCCGCACGCAATTGGGGGGCCCGCACCTCTTGCCACTTGTAGAACCCGTTACTACCTTCACGGCGATTCCCTTTCCTGATGGACCGTCAGAAGCGCCCCTGGAGTTGCCGATGTCCTGTCCAGCGCTGCCCGACGGGTTCGATTTCACCGACCCCGATGTGCTGCACCACCGCGTGCCCCTCCCGGAGTTCGCCGAGTTGCGCCGGGCCCGACCGGTCCACTGGATCCCGCAACAGCCCGGCGTCGCCGGCTTCGAGGACGACGGCTACTGGGCCGTCACCCGGCACTCGGACGTCAAGTACGTCTCGACACACCCCGAACTGTTCTCCTCGTTCCTCAACACCGCCGTCATCCGCTTCAACGAGCACATCCAGCGCGAGCAGATCGAGGTCCAGCGGCTCATCATGCTGAACATGGACCCGCCCGAGCACACCCGGGTCCGGCAGATCGTGCAGCGCGGCTTCACCCCGCGCGCCATCCGCTCGCTGGAGGACGCGCTGCGCGCCCGTGCCGGTTCGATCGTCGCGAACGCGCTCGCGCAGGCCGCCCCCGACGGCTCCTTCGACTTCGTCACCCAGGTCGCCTGCGAACTCCCGCTCCAGGCGATAGCCGAGCTCATCGGCGTCCCGCAGGAGGACCGGGTCAAGATCTTCGACTGGTCCAACAAGATGGTGGCGTACGACGATCCGGAGTACGCGATCACCGAGGAGATCGGCGCCGAGTCGGCCACCGAACTCATCTCGTACGCGATGAACATGGCGGCGGACCGCAAGCAGTGCCCCGCCAAGGACATCGTCAGCACGCTCGTGGCGGCGGAGGACCAGGGGAACCTCGCCACCGACGAATTCGGCTTCTTCGTCCTGCTGCTGGCGGTCGCCGGCAACGAGACGACCCGCAACGCCATCACCCACGGGATGCACGCCCTGCTCACCCACCCCGACCAGTGGGACCTGTACAAGAGGGAACGGCCGAAGACCACCGCCGAGGAGATCGTCCGCTGGGCGACCCCCGTCGTCGCCTTCCAGCGCACCGCCACCCAGGACACCGAACTGGGCGGGCAGCGGATCAGGAAGGGCGACCGCGTCGGCATCTTCTACTCCTCCGCCAACAACGACCCCGAGGTGTTCGAGAACCCCGAGGTCTTCGACATCACCCGTGACCCCAACCCGCACCTCGGCTTCGGCGGCGGCGGTCCGCACTTCTGCCTCGGCAGGTCCCTGGCCACGCTGGAGATCGACCTGATCTTCAACGCGATCGCCGACGCGATGCCGCATCTGCGGCTGGCGGGCGATCCCCGCCGTCTCCGCTCCGCCTGGCTGAACGGCGTCAAGGAACTCCAGGTCCGTCACGCGTAGCGGGCGCCGCACGCTCGGGCCGACGTCCTCCCGGCACCGTCGGCCCGTCCCGAGGGAGGCAGGGGCATCCCCCCGCGCCCGCCTCTGCCTCCCCCGAGACCCACACCCCTCACCACACACGACGCATCACGCACCCGCACCCGCACCCGCACCTCACCTCGGCGCACACCGCCCCGCCCCCGCCCCGGACACGGCACCGGATCAGCCCCGGCACGTGACCGGATCAGCCTTGTGTCCGGCCTGCCCGGCCCACCGCGCGGACCGGCGGTTCCACACCCGCCCCGACCTGCTCCACGGGCGTCCGGGACCGCGGGCCGGTGAGGAGATACGTCAGCCCGAAGCCCGTGGCGACCACCGCCGCGCCGCCGCCGGCGTCCAGGACCCAGTGATTTCCGGTCGCCACGATCGAGGAGAGCGTCAGCAGCGGGTGCAGCAGGCCCAGCGCCTTCATCCACCACCGGGGTGCCAGCACCGCGATGACGACCCCGCACCACAGGGACCAGCCGAAGTGCAGCGAGGGCATCGCCGCGTACTGGTTGGTCAGCTCGGTCAGCGTGCCGTAGTCGGGCTTGGAGAAGTCCTGCACGCCGTGCACGGTGTCGATCACGCCGAGGCCCGGCATCAGGCGCGGCGGGGCGAGCGGGTAGAGCCAGAAGCCGACGAGGGCGAGGAGGGTGGCGAAGCCGAGGGCGGAGCGGGCCCAGCGGTGGTCCGCCGGGCGACGGACGTAGAGCACGGCGAGGATGGTGAGCGGGATGCCGAAGTGGAACGACTGGTAGTAGAAGTCGAAGAAATCCCTCAGGGCGGGGACCTGGACCACCGAGTGGTTGACCCAGTGCTCGACATCCAGGTGCAGGAACCGCTCGACGGCGAGGATCTGCTCGCCGTGGCGCTCGGCGGTGGCCCTGCCGCCGGAGTTGGTGCCGCCCGTCGCGGCCAGCCTGACCTGCTGGTAGGCGGAGTACCCGACGCGGATCAGGAGCAGTTCGAGCAGCAGGTTCGTACGGGTGAGGACCCGGCCCGACGGCAGCAGCGGGACCCGCCTCCACCGGGTGGGGACGGGCGTCGCGTGGCCGGCGGGGACCGGGGCCCGGTAGTACGCGGACGTACGGGACAGGAACGGTACGACGATGGCGGCGGCCAGCGCGGCGATCAGCACGACGTTGTCGCGCAGCGGCTGGAGCACCGGCATGTCCGGCAGCATCATCCGGGCGGGCAGCGTCATGACCAGGACGACCGCGACGGGCCACACATAGCGGTCCGAGGCCTTGCGGCCGACCCGGCCGACGAGCGCGAGCAGCACCCACAGCACCTGGTGCTGCCAGGTGGTGGGCGAGACGGCGACGGCGACGCAGCCGGTCACCGCGACGGCGAGCAGCAGCTGTCCGTCACGGGCGTAGCGCACCGCGCGGCGGAGTCCGACGAAGGCGACGGCCGCGCCGAGCGCCAGGAAGAGACCGACCTCCAGCGGCCCGGTGAGACCGAGCCGGAGGAGCGCGCCGTGCAGGGACTGGTTGGCGAGGTCGTCGGCGTCCTTGCCGAGGCCGACGCCCGCCAGGTGGTGCACCCAGTACGTGTTCGAGTCGTGCGGCATCGCGGCCCAGGCGAGCGCGGTGAGGGCGGCGAACGTGGCCCCGGTGGAGGCGGCGGCGCGGCGGCGGCCGGTGAACCAGAGAAGCGGCGTGAAGAGCAGCACGGTCGGCTGGAGGGCCGCCGCGAGCCCGATGAGGACCCCGCAGACGCGTTCCCCGCGGACGACGAAGCAGCCGAGCAGGACGAGCAGCACCGGGATGATGCTGGTCTGGCCGAGGTAGAGGGCGTTGCGTACGGGGAGCGACAGCATCAGCAGGCTGACGGCCACGGGCGCGGCGAGCAGTGACGTCCGCCGGCTCACGGGGGGCGGCAGGGCGCGGGCGGCCACCAGGCCGAGCGCCACGACGAGCAGCAGGGTGCCGAAGGTCCAGCCCCAGCCGAGGGCCTGTTCGGCCGACCGGGTGAGAGGTTTGAGGACGAGGCCGCCGAGCGGGGTGCCGGTGAACCGTGTCGAGTCGTACAGCGAGCCCTTCACGTGCAGTACGCCGTTCGGGCCGACCCAGGTCTCCAGATCCGTCAGCCGGTCCGCCTTGGGGGTGCTGAGGACGGCGGCGACCTGTCGTACGGCCAGTATCGCGGCGACGGCCCAGAGCCCGACGCGAAGGGCGCGCAGCCGTGCTCGCACCGTCTCCGGCGCTCCCACGAGGCTCTCGCCCGGTCGTCCGCCGTGCTCCACGTTCGCCACGCCTTGTCGACCCTCCTGACCCATTGACCGGTCCGTGTCTCACAGATCCCTTATGTCAACCCATATCAGGACCTCGCGTGTCGCGGCCACCCTCGCCGGAAGGCGCGGGAACCCTCGATCGACCCGACAG includes:
- a CDS encoding ECF transporter S component — encoded protein: MTTADASAARPQPQARAVRLGPRSVAALALVSATGAAGFAWPLFAGPGSQVSAHAQDAPWLFAGLLVLLVAVAAATISESGLGPKAVAMLGVLAATGAALRPIGAGTAGIEPMFFLMVLSGRVLGPGFGYVLGSVTMFASALLTGGVGPWMPFQMLAMGWFTMGAGLLPGADRLRGRAELLMLAGYGFLAAFAYGTVMNLAGWPFMDALASNIAFDPHAAVPANLARFLAYCLATSLGWDLGRAVVTVVLTLTIGTTLLKALRRATRRAAFESPVTFEPR
- a CDS encoding transglycosylase SLT domain-containing protein, which translates into the protein MSVSVIRRIVSSPKKALAGTAVAAATAGMVLAAAPAQAATPTSASAAKSIAHSMIPDAGQFNAFSKIVEHESGWNVNATNSSSGAYGLVQALPGSKMASAGSDWKTNPKTQIKWGLDYMNSRYGSPAGAWSFWQANGWY
- a CDS encoding YoaK family protein produces the protein MTTRTDTPHDPESRGLRLVPALLSLTVVSGLIDAVSYLGLGHVFTANMTGNVVVLGFAAAGAPGFSVAHTLTSLSCFVAGAATGGRTATRLSDGSRRTWARAAFAAEAVLTLACAAAAFAAPHATATTYTVIAVTAFAMGLRNATVRRLGVADLTTTVLTMTLTGLAADSRLGGGAGHHFPRRTASVLAMAAGALLGAWLVLNHGLALPLLIAALVPAALAVTASGRE
- a CDS encoding steroid 3-ketoacyl-CoA thiolase — its product is MAAEPVIVEAVRTPIGKRGGALANLHPAYLLGETYRELLGRTGIPADCVEQIVGGTVTHAGEQSMNPARTAWLTVGLPYETAATTVDCQCGSSQQASHMVANMIAAGVIDVGISCGVEAMSRVPLGSGSKHGPGKPFPDEWNVDLPNQFEAAERIARHRGLTRENVDSLGLISQERAAVAWAEERFKRETFAVQVPTTEDEQRAGQGMWRLVDRDEGLRDTSMEALAKLKPVMPTAVHTAGNSSQISDGSAAILWASKRMARALKLRPRARIVAQALVGSDPHFHLDGPIDATRAVLGKAGMSLKDIDLVEINEAFASVVLSWAQVFGQDLEKVNVNGGGIALGHPVGATGARLITTALHELERADKEFALITMCAGGGLATGTIIQRL
- a CDS encoding cytochrome P450 — protein: MSCPALPDGFDFTDPDVLHHRVPLPEFAELRRARPVHWIPQQPGVAGFEDDGYWAVTRHSDVKYVSTHPELFSSFLNTAVIRFNEHIQREQIEVQRLIMLNMDPPEHTRVRQIVQRGFTPRAIRSLEDALRARAGSIVANALAQAAPDGSFDFVTQVACELPLQAIAELIGVPQEDRVKIFDWSNKMVAYDDPEYAITEEIGAESATELISYAMNMAADRKQCPAKDIVSTLVAAEDQGNLATDEFGFFVLLLAVAGNETTRNAITHGMHALLTHPDQWDLYKRERPKTTAEEIVRWATPVVAFQRTATQDTELGGQRIRKGDRVGIFYSSANNDPEVFENPEVFDITRDPNPHLGFGGGGPHFCLGRSLATLEIDLIFNAIADAMPHLRLAGDPRRLRSAWLNGVKELQVRHA
- a CDS encoding bifunctional glycosyltransferase 87/phosphatase PAP2 family protein codes for the protein MANVEHGGRPGESLVGAPETVRARLRALRVGLWAVAAILAVRQVAAVLSTPKADRLTDLETWVGPNGVLHVKGSLYDSTRFTGTPLGGLVLKPLTRSAEQALGWGWTFGTLLLVVALGLVAARALPPPVSRRTSLLAAPVAVSLLMLSLPVRNALYLGQTSIIPVLLVLLGCFVVRGERVCGVLIGLAAALQPTVLLFTPLLWFTGRRRAAASTGATFAALTALAWAAMPHDSNTYWVHHLAGVGLGKDADDLANQSLHGALLRLGLTGPLEVGLFLALGAAVAFVGLRRAVRYARDGQLLLAVAVTGCVAVAVSPTTWQHQVLWVLLALVGRVGRKASDRYVWPVAVVLVMTLPARMMLPDMPVLQPLRDNVVLIAALAAAIVVPFLSRTSAYYRAPVPAGHATPVPTRWRRVPLLPSGRVLTRTNLLLELLLIRVGYSAYQQVRLAATGGTNSGGRATAERHGEQILAVERFLHLDVEHWVNHSVVQVPALRDFFDFYYQSFHFGIPLTILAVLYVRRPADHRWARSALGFATLLALVGFWLYPLAPPRLMPGLGVIDTVHGVQDFSKPDYGTLTELTNQYAAMPSLHFGWSLWCGVVIAVLAPRWWMKALGLLHPLLTLSSIVATGNHWVLDAGGGAAVVATGFGLTYLLTGPRSRTPVEQVGAGVEPPVRAVGRAGRTQG